A single genomic interval of Malania oleifera isolate guangnan ecotype guangnan chromosome 13, ASM2987363v1, whole genome shotgun sequence harbors:
- the LOC131146388 gene encoding germin-like protein subfamily T member 2: protein MAAPPLYIIMMIGSLLLLPSPSHSSDPDPLQDFCVGDLEASPSLNGFPCKSASNTTSDDFFYSGLSKEASTTNAFGATVTAANVLVFPGLNTLGISMNRVDFGPGGLNPPHSHPRATETGVVIEGKVLVGFVTTGNVYYSKVLGVGEMFVIPRGLVHFQKNVGVGKALILTAFNSQLPGVVVVAPTLFGSKPSIPNDVLTLAFQAEESVVNSIKSKFC from the coding sequence ATGGCTGCTCCACCACTCTACATAATCATGATGATAGGGTCACTGCTACTTCTCCCTTCCCCTTCCCATTCTTCTGACCCAGACCCATTACAGGACTTCTGTGTAGGAGACTTAGAAGCTTCCCCATCCCTCAATGGCTTCCCCTGCAAATCCGCCTCCAACACAACCTCCGACGACTTCTTCTACTCCGGGCTGAGCAAGGAGGCCAGCACAACCAACGCCTTCGGAGCTACGGTGACTGCAGCCAACGTGCTCGTGTTCCCAGGCCTAAACACGCTCGGAATCTCCATGAACCGGGTGGACTTCGGCCCGGGGGGGCTTAACCCTCCCCACTCGCACCCGCGGGCCACCGAGACCGGGGTGGTCATCGAGGGGAAGGTGCTTGTTGGGTTTGTGACCACAGGGAATGTGTACTACTCCAAGGTTTTGGGTGTTGGGGAGATGTTTGTGATACCAAGAGGGCTTGTGCACTTTCAGAAGAATGTTGGGGTGGGGAAGGCTCTTATCTTGACAGCTTTCAATAGCCAGTTGCCAGGGGTTGTGGTTGTCGCCCCAACTCTCTTCGGCTCAAAGCCTTCTATTCCTAATGACGTGTTGACTTTGGCCTTCCAGGCTGAGGAGAGTGTGGTTAACAGCATCAAGTCCAAGTTTTGTTAA